Proteins found in one Methylobacter sp. S3L5C genomic segment:
- the cas6e gene encoding type I-E CRISPR-associated protein Cas6/Cse3/CasE, with protein MYFSRVRIRPNIFKSSQLGKVLEGNVYGIHRLLWDLFPEEKQRTFLYREEIAREQLGALPTVRGESVYYLVSQTKPIENELFSVDFKNYQPQLAVGQHLTFECRANPVVTRLGKKHDVVMDAQQQFLKLLVKEFNLETQLPEKQEKSAYKKLLLDKGGEAFSQRLTDILQADPLYAEKLQQCKQLSELLEWALKSCIDRSLENWFKNQGERLGFKLLTDDNDLRKLQNSAYQWHSLSVKGCKGDKSGFSSVDFTGELQVTDIDKFKDALFTGIGRSKAFGCGLLLIRRCG; from the coding sequence ATGTATTTTTCCAGAGTTCGCATTCGTCCTAATATTTTTAAATCATCGCAATTAGGTAAAGTGCTGGAAGGCAATGTTTACGGTATTCATCGTCTGTTATGGGATTTGTTCCCGGAAGAAAAGCAAAGAACTTTTTTATACCGCGAAGAAATTGCCCGTGAACAATTGGGAGCATTGCCCACTGTGCGCGGCGAATCTGTTTATTATTTGGTATCGCAAACCAAGCCAATCGAAAATGAGTTATTCAGTGTTGATTTTAAAAATTATCAACCACAATTGGCAGTCGGGCAACATTTGACCTTTGAATGTCGAGCCAATCCAGTGGTGACAAGGCTCGGTAAAAAACATGATGTAGTCATGGATGCACAGCAGCAGTTTTTAAAATTACTGGTTAAAGAATTCAATCTTGAAACTCAGTTGCCAGAAAAACAGGAAAAGAGTGCTTATAAAAAACTTCTTTTGGATAAAGGTGGAGAAGCATTCAGTCAGCGTCTTACTGACATACTACAAGCTGATCCACTTTATGCCGAGAAATTACAGCAGTGCAAGCAACTTTCTGAACTTTTGGAATGGGCACTAAAATCCTGTATTGATAGATCTCTTGAAAACTGGTTTAAAAATCAGGGTGAACGACTGGGATTTAAGCTGCTTACTGACGACAATGATTTAAGAAAACTGCAAAACAGTGCTTATCAATGGCATAGTTTGTCTGTAAAAGGGTGTAAAGGTGATAAGTCAGGTTTTAGCTCAGTCGATTTTACCGGTGAGCTACAAGTAACTGATATAGATAAATTTAAGGATGCTTTATTTACAGGTATTGGCAGATCAAAGGCTTTTGGTTGTGGATTGCTACTGATACGGCGATGTGGCTAA
- the cas5e gene encoding type I-E CRISPR-associated protein Cas5/CasD, translating to MDVLVFRLYGPMASWGEIAVGENRHTANYPSKSAIIGLLAAALGIARDDEEKQQHLQQGYALAVEVVAVGNLLRDYHTTQVPDSVGKFTYRTRRDELILGKQRLGTILSSREYRTDALALVAVRTLANAPFALAEIQAALLEPKYHLYLGRKSCPLAAPLQPQLITDQANYFSAFKAYQHKPMLPTSIASDGTLAQRDYDWLGRPNDRHYYWEGLPEDFSDDTLALTRRQTRTRHDQPLSRKRWQFMPRQEHYLFCSGGA from the coding sequence ATGGATGTTCTGGTATTTCGTTTATATGGGCCGATGGCAAGCTGGGGTGAAATTGCCGTTGGTGAAAATCGCCACACCGCCAATTACCCTAGTAAATCGGCCATTATCGGCTTGTTGGCAGCCGCGCTGGGCATTGCTCGCGACGATGAAGAAAAACAGCAACACCTGCAACAAGGTTATGCGTTGGCTGTGGAAGTTGTGGCTGTCGGAAATTTGCTGCGTGATTATCACACGACGCAAGTGCCCGACTCGGTAGGTAAGTTTACTTATCGCACTCGACGTGATGAATTGATTTTAGGCAAACAGCGCTTGGGTACTATTTTATCCAGCCGCGAATATCGCACTGATGCATTGGCGCTGGTTGCTGTTCGTACTTTAGCTAATGCTCCTTTTGCGTTGGCTGAAATTCAGGCCGCTTTGTTGGAGCCTAAATATCATTTGTATCTGGGACGTAAATCCTGCCCTTTGGCAGCGCCCTTGCAGCCTCAGCTTATTACTGACCAAGCTAATTATTTTTCCGCATTTAAAGCCTACCAACATAAACCCATGTTGCCGACATCAATCGCAAGTGATGGCACGTTGGCACAACGTGATTATGACTGGTTGGGTCGGCCGAATGATCGCCATTATTACTGGGAAGGACTGCCGGAGGATTTTTCCGATGATACTTTGGCTTTAACTCGGCGACAAACGCGCACACGGCATGATCAACCGTTATCTCGTAAGCGCTGGCAGTTTATGCCGCGCCAAGAGCATTATTTATTTTGTTCGGGAGGAGCGTAA
- the cas1e gene encoding type I-E CRISPR-associated endonuclease Cas1e, which produces MLPPLKPITMKERVSMVFVEKGQIDVKDGAFVVIDETGIRTHIPVGSVACIMLEPGTRVSHHAVALAARAGTLLVWIGEAGVRLYAAGQPGGARSDRLLYQAKLALDDDARLKVVRKMYEIRFGEKPPERRSVEQLRGIEGSRVKKTYQLLAKQAGVDWKGRNYDYTQWEAGDTSNRCISAATACLYGITEAAVLAAGYAPAIGFIHTGKPLSFVYDIADLFKFDAIIPHAFKIAAKNYHDPEREVRLMCRDIFRQSKILRKIIPTIEEVLAAGEFELPKAAEESIAPAIPNPESIGDVGHRS; this is translated from the coding sequence ATGCTGCCACCCTTAAAACCTATCACCATGAAAGAACGTGTTTCTATGGTGTTTGTGGAAAAAGGTCAAATTGATGTTAAAGACGGCGCTTTTGTCGTTATCGATGAAACCGGTATTCGTACCCATATTCCTGTTGGCAGTGTGGCTTGTATTATGCTTGAGCCAGGCACACGGGTTTCGCATCATGCCGTCGCTTTAGCTGCACGGGCAGGGACGTTGTTGGTTTGGATAGGTGAAGCCGGAGTTCGGTTATATGCCGCAGGACAACCCGGTGGAGCACGGTCAGACCGGTTGTTGTATCAAGCCAAATTAGCCCTGGATGATGATGCTCGCTTAAAAGTTGTGCGTAAAATGTACGAAATTCGCTTTGGTGAAAAACCGCCCGAACGCCGCAGTGTTGAACAGTTGCGAGGTATAGAAGGCTCTCGTGTTAAAAAAACTTACCAATTGTTGGCCAAGCAGGCGGGTGTCGATTGGAAAGGGCGTAATTATGACTACACCCAATGGGAAGCAGGCGATACGTCAAATCGTTGTATCAGTGCGGCGACAGCCTGTCTTTATGGTATTACTGAAGCGGCGGTGTTGGCAGCGGGTTATGCGCCCGCCATCGGATTTATCCACACTGGCAAACCCTTGTCCTTTGTTTACGACATTGCCGATTTGTTTAAATTTGACGCGATTATCCCCCATGCCTTCAAAATTGCTGCTAAAAATTATCATGATCCGGAACGCGAAGTACGGTTAATGTGCCGCGATATTTTTCGGCAAAGTAAAATTCTCAGAAAAATTATTCCTACCATTGAAGAGGTGCTGGCTGCCGGCGAATTTGAACTGCCCAAAGCGGCTGAAGAAAGTATTGCGCCAGCCATTCCTAATCCAGAGAGTATCGGCGATGTTGGTCATCGTAGTTGA
- a CDS encoding DUF2442 domain-containing protein has product MAKSYGYQWLNLLLGIFWRLQMILQITNVIYLHDYQLWLRFNDTSEGIVNLEDELWGTVFEPLKDLTLFCQVKLNKELSTVVWPNEADLAPEFLHALLQR; this is encoded by the coding sequence GTGGCTAAAAGCTATGGTTATCAGTGGCTTAATTTGTTGCTGGGTATCTTTTGGCGCTTACAAATGATCTTACAGATAACAAACGTTATTTATCTTCACGATTATCAATTGTGGCTACGTTTTAACGATACTTCAGAAGGCATCGTCAATTTAGAGGATGAACTGTGGGGAACAGTATTTGAACCACTTAAAGACCTGACTTTATTCTGTCAGGTTAAGTTGAATAAAGAATTATCTACTGTGGTTTGGCCTAACGAAGCTGATTTGGCTCCTGAGTTTTTACATGCGTTATTGCAGAGATAA
- the cas2e gene encoding type I-E CRISPR-associated endoribonuclease Cas2e: protein MLVIVVENVPHRLRGRLAVWLIEIRAGVYVGDLSAKVREMLWSQIEQGIEEGNAIMTWSTNTESGFDFITLGKNRRLPVEFDGLKLVSFYPVEDQK, encoded by the coding sequence ATGTTGGTCATCGTAGTTGAAAATGTTCCGCATCGATTAAGAGGTCGATTAGCGGTATGGCTAATCGAGATTCGTGCGGGTGTTTATGTTGGCGATTTATCGGCTAAAGTGAGAGAAATGCTTTGGTCGCAAATCGAACAAGGTATTGAAGAAGGTAATGCAATTATGACTTGGAGTACCAATACCGAATCCGGTTTTGATTTTATAACCTTGGGTAAAAATCGGCGCTTACCGGTCGAGTTTGACGGATTAAAATTGGTTTCTTTTTACCCTGTTGAAGATCAAAAATAG